The following nucleotide sequence is from Pungitius pungitius chromosome 6, fPunPun2.1, whole genome shotgun sequence.
CGAATGCatggttttaaatgaaaaagtgcAGGCGTTGGTCAGAGGGTTTGAGGCGAGGGGTCACGTAcaggagagggacagagaaggaAAGAACAGAAATGCTTTGAGCTCGTTGTGAGCAGGTACTTGTGCTATGAATATTATTGATAGGTTTTAGATATAGAAACATGAATGAGATGCTGCAGCGTTCCTAATGCTTGGACAACGTGGCAGACTGGGGGGAGGCTGCATCAGACTCCGATTGATTTGTTTGCTCTGGAAAACCCAGAAGAGGCTCTTTTTGATAATGTTGTGTCTCGTGGGTGAAAATCCTTTTAGAGGATTGCAATGACTACACGGGTACAATTCTAGAAGAAAGTATACCTAGCACATTTTTAGGCAAATATTGTAACTTTGTAGTCACTACAACACAAATGCCGTATCCTACATGTCCCATAATGCCCCAGTTTCATTCAGATCATATGTGCCTCCCTTAATGATCACCTCTTTCAACAGTTTGTAACAAAGGctttctgtcaaaaaaatgtgactCCAAAAGGCTTCTTCCAAAGGAGAAGGAGCCATTCAACTGTTTTCAAAGGCTGGAGTAGTGATTACAAGTGAACTAAAGTTTTGACTATGTATTTAGGCAAGGCACATGAACCAGTAAATAAGGTAGTTAATAGTGGCTCCTACAACTACAACCATGAAACGCTGCTTACATATTTATGATCCCATTCTAAAGATCTCATAACAAAGTACATATATTAACTGAGAAATTCTACTTTTAATaatgcaaacacattttgatTTCATACTTGGATGCAAACAAAAATCAAGTATATATTTCTAACATTTGACTTAAAGGATCTACATATTAAACTGGACGAGGATCCAATCAACCTAAAAGTTGCTTTGTCTTTTCgaaagaaagacatttgagatcctgctcagtggagaggaagaggagggatgtAGGTGGAGCAAGATTACGAAGGACATGGAGAAACAGTTATGCAAGGCCAGAAGCAGAGGATCCAAACACCTAAACTGTATCAATGCTTTATTGTGTTACAATGGCAGTACAGTGAAATAAACAGTTGATCATGCTATTGAGTTCATGTTTACATTATTGACATCTTACAGTGTTTCACATTAGTAATTAATTTACTTAATTTGTTATTCTGTGACTGTACAGTACTTGATTTACATCACAATCAAGGAGGAAACAGTTACACAACTTGGATGtgttgtttgcatgtgtgcaatACTTTAGCGTTCTTTGACATTCAATAGAGTGACGCGCTGTACAAAGGACTGCTGGTACACATCTGTGAATGACTCCACAAAAGAAGGCATTGCATACAGTGGTATGTGTTGCGTACATTCCTTATTACATACACCGGAAAGCAAACACTGTCACAGGCAAGAATATTATGCCTGCTGCAAGTAAATAGAGTCAACAGGTTTAACTGGACACGGTGAGGTCCTCAGTGTGACACCACGCAATGAGTCAGTCACATTGTTGTGAGTTGGAGAGGATGACATTTTCATTAAGGCcccatttaaacaaaaaagcgCTTTCAAATACAATACTTTGTGCACGTTTTCACTTTGTATCCAACCCAGAAAACCTCTTTGGGGTTCAAGTCAGAGGACAGCAGTTGTCAAAATTCAAATCCAACCTCGGAAAGATCACTTTTGGAATGTGATACCAAATCAAAAATGGGTCTTTGTAGATGCTCCACAGATACGACTATGTGTCTTAGCTTGTTTAAGTGGGTTCACGAGAAGGCTGAGAACCAGTACTCGAAAATTATAGGAGACATAAGGCTTGTTGTTATGTGTTCCAACATGGAACGAATTATTACTCCGATTAGCAACATAACAGATTAAATAAACCACTCAGGATAATTCAAAAGACACAGTTGGATTTACTCAGTGGgactgagataaaaaaaaaaccagaagaaggaagaaaaaaaaaaaaaaccctcagctACAACAGATGGAGGGCGGCGGCTCTTGAAGCGTCTGCCCATTCTTCACTGTGAACAACACCGGATTTCCTAAAACAAAGAGATCTCTGTGAGGGACGCAGAAACGCAAAGAGGATCTCTTTAAAGCTGCTCAACGGGTAAACCACAAGCAGCTCCATCAAGAACTCTTCACTCCCGCACGATCACAAGATAAGATTGGCTGCCGTTGATGAACTAGCCCGCAGttggagtaaaaaaacaaacagagaaaaacCGTGTACAGTGCAACACACAAAGCCCCCTCGCTACCAAACCACTTACTGACTCAGACTGTTAGTCAAAAACATAGCAAAGAAATATGCACCTTAACCACAATCACTGTGTGCATCTTGAAATATGTCAGTGGTGGCGGTGCAGCATTCGTGATAAGTTAGTGGTGTCattgacgacaacaacaaccacctcAGATTAAGGTAAGACATGTAACACTAACACAAAGTTTCCAGAACGCATTTGACAGCGATCAAACACCTCATCAGATGTACCTTGTGTTAAAGGTGCAGTCCCCATCGAAAAAGAGGATGTCAAACATCCTCCAGCTCACTTTCAGTAGTGAAAGAAAgagtaaaaacaagaaaaacaatgaaacatgAAGAGGGCTGGTGCTATTGCTTCCATGTTGGTAAATAAAGCAATCAAAAAGCATTTGATTCACCAAGTAGGTTATTGCAGCAGGATGAATTTGTTGCACATTATGATGCCTAGAGCTTTCTAAAGAAAAATCTATTCATAGCACACAAATTCATATTCAGCAGTACAAACGCATCCACATATTCTGAATCTTTTTCTTCAAGAGGAAACGTATGTGGACCCAAAGGCTGCGGGACCGCGGCGGTTTCAACGACCTCTTCATTGTGCTTGGTGCTGCGAAGAACGACCGATCCTCCCGCAGGAACGTCCCGACCAAATCCATACCTCCCCCCGGGGAGCGGTCCCACAACGTTAACCGTCTCCAGCATCCGCACTGTTTGGAAACAGTCTCCGCGGGTCAGATGAGACGCACCAAGAGGGAAAACAGACACCCAGGAGGGGACAGCAGGCGACAGATGGAGGTCCCAGGGTGGAGGCAGTGTCTACGTCGTCTTGTCGCGACTGGGCCGTAAAGGCACAAGTGTTCCGTGGCGCTCAGAGTTTCCCAGGCTGGTgggtgaggatggagggaggcgcgggggggaggggggggcggggggccgtGTTGGTGGAGGGGGttcaggagcagcagaggttgTCTATGACCAGCGCGACGTCAATCTGGTACACAtccagcaggtccagcaggAAGAATCGATCGCCCTGGGGATCCAGCCCCATGGCCCTCACGTGCTCGGAGGTGAGGGTGGGGTCGGTGCTCCCTGCTACATCAGACAGGATCTGAAAGATGCGGTTGTTGAGCTCCATGAAGAACCTGGGACaggattaaaaacacattaaaaggtTTTATGGTCTTGCGCATCACAtttaagagagaaaaacaatatGAGTGAATGAGTCTCCTGACACACACTGACTGTGATCAGGACTCTAGTACACAAGCGGCCGTGAAGACACTTGTTGAGGACTCACAGGATGAAAAGATCCTCTTCATTTGTCGTGCAGTCTCCATCCACCTCCTGAGTGTAAAGCAACATCTGCCTGAAAAAAAGATCATTAATGAtgtttgaaaaacacatttttgccccTCATGGCTACTATCTACAAGTCCATGTTAATTAAGCAGCTTTATGGTGATCAATTATTAATGCATGTTTCATATTTGAAAACCCCCTCAGGGGTACAGTATCTGACAGTGTACCTCTGTTCACTCAGCTTCCTGTACTTCTCCTTATCCGCTGCATTCAGTCGAAGCAGCGGCTGCAAATGGCTCCTGTGCGTTTTCACGTTCTGGTTATCAACATAGACGTCGTAcagctccttcttctcctcaaaAATCTTCTCTGTGGTGCCTTaagcatcatttaaaaaaaaaaaaaacatgcatgatTAAAATGAGTAATTTCCATAGATTACATGTAGCGGTCAATCGGCCATTTTAGATGCAGCCAATGCGTCACTCACAGGCCACGTAGGACAGCTCTGTCTCCAGGGCCGGGATGTCGGCTATGTTGATGTAGAAGAAAGGCCGCAATTCCGGCACAGAGACGCCAATTCCAGGTAAGGAAACATtggccaagcagcagcagcaatacACTGAGGAAGGCACGAGAACATGGGCAGTGAAGGATCTccatggaaaaagaaaattacaCCCCAAATTGTACACTCTTCAGGGTTTACAGCTTCCCTtacaagcgcccccccccccccccccgcccccgttacAACggcaggggaaacactgcacttAGTGCATGCACCCTGACCCATTTGTTTAAGGCAAAACAGTGTGTGCGCGTTGGAGCTTCTCACCTCTGTAGCAGACGACGCcgatggggggaggggagaagatGAGGACCCGTTTCCTCAGCAGGGCAAACTTCCACAGCACCATGATGTGCTCCCCAAAAAACTGGATGAACTGGGACATGCAGCCGGCCGGGTGGGTGATCTGCAGGGTGAGAAGAGAGGACAAGTAGGTTTTGTTGTgtcgctgctgccgctgccgctgccgctgctgctcgTGCTCGTGCTCTGCAAAACCGGCCATCCCCAGCAATGTGCTCTGCTGCTTTCACACCTTCATCTCTGGGTGCATACAGCGGTTGATGGTGGTGACACTCCATGTCGGGCAGGCGGTGACCAGACCATTTCCTGTAGGGGGAAGCACGGCCTTCTTGTCCTCATAgaaggcctccagaggagagtACTGGCCCGGGCACTTCAACTGGTGCCTAAGTGGAAATGTcagaaagaaggaggagaagatggggaGGTGCAGAGATAAAAAGGAGATGAAGGTCATGGATGAGCCATGCAGGCCTTTTCTAAATGTGTGCATTGGAGCCCAGTGTGCTTGCTTGAGTGCTTTTTCATTATCTGTCAATGTTCCTCAACCATGAACACTGGCAGCTCATGCTGAAGGTTTATAAGACAACTACTAAGGCACTGCAGCTTCTTATTTCTTTTAGCAACGTAAATGGAGCTCTCTAAATGAATTGCAATTTCAGTGTCTGACACTATTTGGCAGAAGTCAAGATCACATATTGTGCTTGGACAGTAAACCTTCAGTGgtttttaaattgcattgtgggatcATTCGAGGCCACACGCATGCcatttttccacatttattttaacCACCGCAGCCATCCAGTACTCATGCTTGACATTCATATCTAACACCATTTGAGGTATCTGCTTGCTGCTGTGGAGTAGCAAGCAGATACATAAAGCCAGTTAccacacataaaaacaaagcCCTGATTACCATACACTTGGAGGCAACCTGTTTTATATGTATTGGAAGCTGTGTCatgtcacacgtgtgtgtgtgtgtgtgtgtatatatattagggctgtcaataggacaatttttttttaattaactaaCTGCCgcacattttcaaatgtgttaATCTCATTATGGTATGTGGTTTTTCATTAATGTTGCAGGCAGAATCCCactgggtggaacatgttgagcCAGCGACTTTTCCTGcggtcctcgtgcactttgctctcaactctccatcatttaatgGCTGCGTTTGacctccccacatttagccaggatgTTTTcaagggacacagtggtggtcctctgcagactgcgtgccgcgcagggtaacgttgttagatggaagtagcctagcagctagcttagcctagcagctagcttagttTAGCCTAGCAGTGCTGTAAGTGGTCTGTTTGCCACTCagcccccttctgtttgactcgtggagtaattcctctgcacagttctccgctgtatgtcgcgcctccGTTTTATTTTACTTCGAATCTCTCCgtcttgatgtaactgactgcagctagcggccgcGGTTTCCGCGGTCAATTTggaagtaaaccggaagtactgcgttaaaatattttgttgctttAATCTCTGCCACATTAACGCATAGATTAATGAGttcatgttgacagccctaatataattgtgtgtatatatatatatatgcacaatGTACTTCCggatatctatatctatatctatatacagtatatgcatgcACATAGTCAGATAAGCCTTTGTGAGAGAAGTGAGGCAGAAGAGCAGAGTCGCTGAAGAGGGCAAAGACTGTCCGGGCACCTTTGAGCTTAGGACCGTATAAAGAACGACTGAATGGCATCTTGTGACGACAGCTGTAACCTGGACTCTGGATCCATGTCTAAGACACGAGTAAAATTTTAACAAACGAGCAAGAGCAGGGGGTTGGCtccgcaaaaaaacaaaaagcccaaataaaaaGGAGGTAAACGGGACACAAAAAGGTGATAACATCAGATAGAAATGACAAACAGACCCCCGGGTGAACCACAGCATGTCTCACCTGACTTGGTTCTCCAGAAAGTGCATGTAGCGGTAGAGGAGAGTGTAGGAGGGAGACAGAATCCCCACTGACTTCATCCTCGCCCCTCGCTCCAGCTCACTGTCCACGGGCATGTTGGCAAAACAGGCCAGACCAAAGTAACAGCCTTTACGGAAATATCTAGCCAAAGGCAGAGCAAAGACCGGGGGTAAACAACTGGGAGTGAAGGATGTAATAAGGGCAGATTAAACATGTGTTCACGTGAGTCACGATGGGTGGGGGAGACTGGGAGTACATACATAAAGTCACTGGTGATCCGGTGGGAGCCGCTAGCAATCGACTTGAATTCAACTCCATCCAGGTTGATGTCGTGAGGCAGGCACCACTCGATCATATTCCctgtcatccacacacacacaccaaataaaATGTCCAGTCACTttccattttagcttttttgaaCCCAGCAACTTCCTCCAATTCTGTATTTGAGTCATGTAGCAAGAGGTCAGGGACAGAAAGAAAGCTCTGAATCAGCTACTGTAACAATCTTTCCATGTATGAACATCCTGCTGTTGTGGCCTGTTCTAATGGGAATCGGGTACCAACAACACTTGGGTTATTTCTGCACAGTGGGTCGATTGGAACCATTTATTTGGGTCTTGACATTAGAGATGTTTGATAGCCCCTCCTGGACTGACTGCAACAAGCAACCTACCCTTCACCCCCACGACGCAGTAGAAAGCTCAAAAGAACAAACGTTATAGGACAATTTGGGGACATCTAGTTATCTGGACCACACATAACACTGTTaaaaggacgggggggggacaagagatCCCTCGCGACATACTGATTTGCTCACCTGATCTTGTACCAAAGGTGACCACAAACACCGCCACGATCTGGTCTTTTTCCTCCCACTGGTCCCTCGACGAGAGGCCGGGGAAGATAGCATTGCGACCGGGGCCGGGAGGCTTCGTCCGCGGGCGGCCCGAGCTTCCGGTCCCGCTGGGGTCCGCGGCTGTCGCGCTGCTCTCGGGGCTGTGGGTGACGGTGGTGGCCGCGGTGCTCCACCCAGTGCCAGCCGCGGTCACCGCGGGTGGGCGCCGCCCGTGTGGCTGCGAACTTTTCGGTGCGACCTTCTCCTCTCTCGACGGCAGAGGcggatgctgctgctgggccgCCTGGCTCGCATCGGCCGGTGGGATCTCCTCCCAGTCCAGCAGCGGGGCTCGGTCCGACTGCTTCACCATGGTGCTGGTGCCGCTGCTCCCTCGGAGGTACtcggggaaagagagagagagagatacaaaaaaaaggggacgaAACTTCGCCGTCCGGTTGAATCGACTGCACTATACGAGGGGCTGGAGTTGGATCATCGTGTCCTGCTGCTCGCTGGGTTGTTGTCTATGTATTTGTAAGCGTGTCACATCCACTGATGGGCTGCTTCTCCTCCGCCTGTCTCACTGTTTTGATGACGTCGCTGACTTCCGCCCACGTGTCTTTATTACTATTTCATACCGTGACCTAATTTTGGTTAAGGGATTTTTATTTAGTCCATCATAGATAACACATTCACATTGTTAAGTCATTCGTATTGGCATCCAGACGTAGTGCACCTGTTTTATTTAAGTATATTATACACTTTTACTTTCAACGTGTATTTTCCGTTTTCTTATAATGCCACTATTATCCATATGCATAAGCATCCACATACTTTGTATAGTTCTTAGTTTTAAGGAAACGCAGTATTAACTTGGCTACGCAATTAACAACCATTTGAGAGTCAAGTGTGTGGTTTTCAGCCAATCTGAGAGCTAGATTGTGTTACTCCCGCGGTACAGTTTACTTAAGCCGGAAGTAATTAGCCTACTAGGCGCGAAATTCAAGCGTGGCTGTGACGGTGGTGAGGAGATGCGCCTTGATAGTGAGTATTCATGGCGAACACACAATATTACTCAAACTTAAATTACAATCTCATCAGTAAGTCAATGGCTGATGCATGACGCAGCTGTTGAGCTTTCACATCATTTTGTTTGGAGAATGAAATGAGGGACTTTTGTTGTGAAAGTAGAAATCTAATTGTACTGTTGTTGGGATTCATAGCTTAGAAATGGCACAGTGGCATTTTTGCACTATGAATGAAGTCTGATATCAGATTCATTATTTTTGCCAAAACTTAGATCCCAAGCATGGCAACGTTGTTTGACGAGATCAGCCAGCAGCTGGACTTCACTAGCtgtggagaggaggggacgaGCAGCGGCAACAGCTCCGACGACTGCGCCCCGATGGTCCACAGTCCCCGGCTCCACAGTCCCCGGCTCCAAAGTCCCCGGCTCCACAGTCCCAGGCTCCACAGTCCCAGGCTCCACAGTCCCAGCTCTGCCTGCAGAACGCCCAGGGTGCAACGCCAACGCAGTAGAAGCAACACcttgtgttcccccttgcagtGCACAAGTCCTATACCTTACGCAGCCTTGAATAAACTGAGGCTCTGCGACTCTCCCAGCACACCCAAGGTGAGGAGTAATTCAGAATGATGCCCATCTGGTCCACACCAGTTTAAATTCACTAGTATGAATTGCttttgtccccccctccccccacctgtAGAGTCTTCTGTCAAAGTCGTCCCAGCCGTGCTCCAGCACCAAGACAGGCCGCCCTAAGCGAACTTTGTGTTTCGCCTCAGCTCGTGTTAACTTCATCCAGGCACCTTCTGTCAATGTGAATCCTTTCACGCCTGAAACCGTGCGCAGGAGCAGCGAGCAGCAGTGGAAGAACCGTTGTAGGAGTGATAACGATCAGGATTATGGACGCAGGTAACTACGCTGCATGCTTTATTGTAGATTTGCAAAGGTTCGCGTAGAGCCCGTAATGCGCCTGGCATTTTTACACATAGGGGTGTGACATTTGGAGAAATAAGCCCCATTTTCATACAGCAAACATTTAAAGATGTGATTGCTAAATGGATACAACACAGTGCACCATggataaagagaaaaaaatgaaatggtttcTGTTTTTACCCTCACACAGGCTTGACTTTTCTATCCTTTACTAATGCAGTTTACTAAgcccttttcatcttttcagGTTGAAACACAGCCTAACGTCAtctgaggaggatgatgacgcCTTTCTTCCTCCTAAGGTGAAGTTATTTTTATCCATGCTTTTGTGGCGGATATAACCATATATCTCAAATACTTGATTTCATAATCTGGCTGGGTCATCTTTGTCTGCCTCTTCACTTCTTGTTTTGCCCAAAATGACGCTGCCACTCCTGCTTCCGGGATTTCTCAAAGGAATctccaaaagaaaaaatccgTCAATCTTTTTTCTCATGGAAGTGTGACCATATTTGGTCACACGGCGACTACGTCACTCGAGACTGAGCGTTTGTGACGCGAGCTCCTCCGTTCagaaatgcgttttttttttttttttggacattgCGATTTTAACACAAGGCCCTCCGTCTGTTTTTCTGGCAGAGACGAGCTGTCCAATCCCTCATGCTGTCGCGCTACGAAAGCGAGTTCCTGGAGCTGGAGTGTATTGGTGTGGGGGAGTTCGGGGCAGTTTACAAGTGTGTGAAGAGGCTGGATGGTTGCTTGTACGCCATAAAGCGCTCTCGCCAACCCCTGGCAGGCTCTACCAATGAGTGAGTCAGCAGAAAGACTCTCCTTTCCAGAGACGGAACAGTCCgcttttttacaattttgctCCTGAATTGATCCAAATTTTTCTgaccctttctttctttcttcctttcttgtGTCCTCTCAGGCAGCTCGCCCTAAAGGAAGTGTATGCACATGCAGTACTTGGGCACCACCCACATGTTGTTCGGTATTATTCAGCATGGGCAGAGGACGATCACATGATCATTCAGAACGAGTACTGTGATGGTAGGTGTCCCATTTACACCGAAGGCGCAATTTAAGTCAACTTAAATAAATGATGCAGTCAATGTCTGCTGCCAGGTGGAAGCCTCAGTGACGTCATTGCGACAAGGAAGATGCACGATGAGATATTTTCAGAGGCCGAGTTGAAGGATCTGCTCTTACAAGTGTCCATGGGTTTAAAATACATCCACAGCTCCGGCCTCGTCCACCTGGACATCAAACCTAGTGAGTGTCATAGAGCAGTTCCTCATGATGTACTTCAAGTCTAAACCTTCAGTCTTTTGTGCCTTCAAACAGTTTATCTCCTTTCACAGGTAATATATTCATTTGTCAGCGCCCCAGTGCAAGTGCAGCGGGTGAAGGGGAGAGTGAAGAGGAAGATGACCGAAGCACTTCAGCGGGAGTCATTTACAAAATTGGTATAGTGTTGCGAATTTGATACATTTCTGCCGAATGACTGTTGTTTGCTCTAAAGTGTGGGACTTGTTTTCTGCAGGGGATCTGGGCCATGTGACCTCTAGCAGCAGTCCTCAAGTTGAGGAAGGGGACAGCCGCTTTCTGGCCACAGAGGTCCTGCACGAGGTAAACATTTTGCAAAGTGGTCGATGTCGAAGGAAAAGTAGGCTTATTTTACATGCTTGGCATGCAATTTGCAGATTCATCCAAATGAAACGCAATGCATCACGTTTTCCAAGCGCTTCCTATCACTGCTGTCTCTTTGCTCTCTAGGACTACAGTCACCTGCCGAGGGCCGACATCTTTGCTCTTGGCCTTACAATTCTGAGGGCCGCCGGTGCGCCGCCTCTGCCTCAAAATGGAGACGAGTGGCACAGACTCAGAGAGGGAAAGCTCCCCAAACTGCCAAAGGAGCTGTCTCCTCCTTTCAGAGGCCTGCTTCAGGTAGTCTTATTTCGGGATtagttcttttttattattgaattcgaatatacattttttctttgcagagaCAAGAACTCTCTTGGCTTgttaaaaatgccttttttctttctttttttgcgtcAGTTGTTGCTGGATCCTGACCTGACAAAGCGGCCGTCTGCCAGAGAACTCTGCAAGCACGCCGTCCTGCGGGATGATCTGACCGGGAGGGTCGCCGCTCGGCTGCGTAGAGAGCTTAATGTAGAGAAGTTCAGGACAGCCATGCTTGAAAAGTAACCAGGGAAACATGTTCTGGTCTTTCAAGCCCTTGTCTTCTTCTTAATCATTCATTCAGTCTTGGATGCATTAATTTATTTCCGTTTCCTCCGCAGGGAGCTGCAGGAAGCTCGTCAGGCAGCTTTATCGCCAAACCAGTACCACTGTCCTGGGCTGAAATCTGCTAAGATGGGGTCTTTACCCAAAGCTGGAAGGAGGCTTGTTGGTGGGAAGACGCTGCGGTCCATGAGCTTCGGATACTCTGTAAATGGAGACTGATGTGACTTGATGACGCCCACATGCTTGCCCTTTGCTCGGGTGATACGCGAGTCCTTCTGCAAATGGGCTGTGGTTAAAATGCACAAAGTCTTTCAGAGGGCCAAATTGCAACACGCAATaaagatttggggggggggggaactggacATAATTGGATTGAAAGCTCTAAGTGTGATGCAGAGGTTAATTTTCAAAGGATCTGACAAACTTTTTTTGTGCCAGAAGTGAGATTTAACTGTGgcagtttaatgtttttttttttaactgtaaataAAACTTTTAACCATTTTATCAGCTggcttttactttttaacttaTTTTCGTCTAACACTATGTAATCCAAACGGCCCGTTAAATAGACTGTTGGACTGAGTCACACAGGGACTTTCCACTGACTCTTTATCTAGAAGTGCAGACCGCTGCATTACTAGAGGTGGCCTTGGTAGTCGCTATAAGCCTTTCCACTGCCTACTCAGTGAGGCAAGAGTGGGGTGGTGGATTTGTTATTCGTGATGTTCTGCCCTACTtataaaaaactttaaaaaaaaaacactggcatGTAAGTAACTATCTGTACTATAAATTAGTTCAAAAGCTGTCCTGGAGACTATACAAACACTGGATCTTGCAGAGTTTGTTTTTGGTTGGATACATTACCTTTAATAAATCCTACGTTTTTCCAAAGGTTCTTGAAGGCACCACCCGCTCTGTGATGCCgccccttccctcctccacgCACACAAAACTGAGGCGATGCGCCGCGCCGTGGTGACCCGCACTGATCCTTCAGCTCGCGCAGCAGCCGGTGCTCGATGTTGCGTCGCCAGTCAACAGTTGTTTTGTAGGAAGAGCCCGAGGCTCCCGGCGAAAGAAAAGCCACCGTGAGGGACATCAGCCACACGAACAAACCACACATCTGGAGCTCTTCTAGCCTCACGTCAACGTTTTACGCGTTATGGCTAATGTAGCATTGCTGAGTTAACGTTAAGTTAGCTTTGGCTCGCGCTCTTCACTTGATGCCGTTACGTCAGCCGAGTTGTGCTTTGTAGTTGACACTCCTAAACGTGAGTCCTCCActtttataatattttatgaGCGCGTCAGCTGACGTTGGATGACTTTTGTTTGATCGTGTCCGTGAGTGTTTTaaaaagtacccccccccccccccccccccctcccactctaCGGCAGTGATTATCGATGGATGCTCTGGGGGAGCAGAAAGCCGCCCTGGTGGTTTTGGCCTTCCTTCAAGCCGACTGTAAGTCTCCGGGTTACAGGAAGGAGCTCAACGCTTTGGGCGAAGACTTCCAACTGACCCGGAACATCGACCTCGGTGTCCCCGCGAGAGACGCGCCGGGAGACGGGGACCTGGAGACGGACGGCCACATAGCCAGCTGCATCACAGGTGCTCTCGGGGACATCCAGCCCTCCGTGGAGCTGCAGTGGCCCCGTGAGTTTTTGGATGGGTAACGTTAGATCTTctcccatcgccccccccctccaacagaCCAGT
It contains:
- the wee2 gene encoding wee1-like protein kinase 2 isoform X1 gives rise to the protein MATLFDEISQQLDFTSCGEEGTSSGNSSDDCAPMVHSPRLHSPRLQSPRLHSPRLHSPRLHSPSSACRTPRVQRQRSRSNTLCSPLQCTSPIPYAALNKLRLCDSPSTPKSLLSKSSQPCSSTKTGRPKRTLCFASARVNFIQAPSVNVNPFTPETVRRSSEQQWKNRCRSDNDQDYGRRLKHSLTSSEEDDDAFLPPKRRAVQSLMLSRYESEFLELECIGVGEFGAVYKCVKRLDGCLYAIKRSRQPLAGSTNEQLALKEVYAHAVLGHHPHVVRYYSAWAEDDHMIIQNEYCDGGSLSDVIATRKMHDEIFSEAELKDLLLQVSMGLKYIHSSGLVHLDIKPSNIFICQRPSASAAGEGESEEEDDRSTSAGVIYKIGDLGHVTSSSSPQVEEGDSRFLATEVLHEDYSHLPRADIFALGLTILRAAGAPPLPQNGDEWHRLREGKLPKLPKELSPPFRGLLQLLLDPDLTKRPSARELCKHAVLRDDLTGRVAARLRRELNVEKFRTAMLEKELQEARQAALSPNQYHCPGLKSAKMGSLPKAGRRLVGGKTLRSMSFGYSVNGD
- the dennd11 gene encoding DENN domain-containing protein 11; translated protein: MVKQSDRAPLLDWEEIPPADASQAAQQQHPPLPSREEKVAPKSSQPHGRRPPAVTAAGTGWSTAATTVTHSPESSATAADPSGTGSSGRPRTKPPGPGRNAIFPGLSSRDQWEEKDQIVAVFVVTFGTRSGNMIEWCLPHDINLDGVEFKSIASGSHRITSDFIYFRKGCYFGLACFANMPVDSELERGARMKSVGILSPSYTLLYRYMHFLENQVRHQLKCPGQYSPLEAFYEDKKAVLPPTGNGLVTACPTWSVTTINRCMHPEMKITHPAGCMSQFIQFFGEHIMVLWKFALLRKRVLIFSPPPIGVVCYRVYCCCCLANVSLPGIGVSVPELRPFFYINIADIPALETELSYVACTTEKIFEEKKELYDVYVDNQNVKTHRSHLQPLLRLNAADKEKYRKLSEQRQMLLYTQEVDGDCTTNEEDLFILFFMELNNRIFQILSDVAGSTDPTLTSEHVRAMGLDPQGDRFFLLDLLDVYQIDVALVIDNLCCS
- the wee2 gene encoding wee1-like protein kinase 2 isoform X2, encoding MATLFDEISQQLDFTSCGEEGTSSGNSSDDCAPMVHSPRLHSPRLQSPRLHSPRLHSPRLHSPSSACRTPRVQRQRSRSNTLCSPLQCTSPIPYAALNKLRLCDSPSTPKSLLSKSSQPCSSTKTGRPKRTLCFASARVNFIQAPSVNVNPFTPETVRRSSEQQWKNRCRSDNDQDYGRRLKHSLTSSEEDDDAFLPPKRRAVQSLMLSRYESEFLELECIGVGEFGAVYKCVKRLDGCLYAIKRSRQPLAGSTNEQLALKEVYAHAVLGHHPHVVRYYSAWAEDDHMIIQNEYCDGGSLSDVIATRKMHDEIFSEAELKDLLLQVSMGLKYIHSSGLVHLDIKPSNIFICQRPSASAAGEGESEEEDDRSTSAGVIYKIGDLGHVTSSSSPQVEEGDSRFLATEVLHEDYSHLPRADIFALGLTILRAAGAPPLPQNGDEWHRLREGKLPKLPKELSPPFRGLLQLLLDPDLTKRPSARELCKHAVLRDDLTGRVAARLRRELNGAAGSSSGSFIAKPVPLSWAEIC